A stretch of the Porifericola rhodea genome encodes the following:
- a CDS encoding glycosyltransferase, translating to MSSGVSIVVCCYNSASRLPKTLEHIAQQEVKKDIAWEVILVDNASSDNTQKVAEEIWKKHCDNKEINIIHEASPGLSNARNAGIHAARYEYISFIDDDNWICKNWVEDVFETMNADPTRGACGSKNIAAFDADPPDWFDTFQNLYAVGEQAAEKGVIPETKYELWGAGLTVRKSIMECIKKSNFRSLLSDRTGQDLSSGGDAELCFLIKILGYKLYYNPALYLYHYMPQERLNWSYVQKLATGFSKARFTLTSYDYFYRKANFIEKNRNLYLLFYFSYNLLSIPIILIRKLNTFNNTKKNLYHIRLVRRWGIIKSFNFSNYAKLLDGMKVQIQVLKNTCKNTYSR from the coding sequence ATGTCATCAGGTGTAAGTATTGTTGTTTGCTGTTATAATAGTGCCTCTCGTTTGCCTAAAACATTAGAGCACATAGCACAACAAGAAGTTAAAAAAGATATAGCGTGGGAAGTTATACTCGTAGATAATGCTTCTTCCGACAACACACAAAAAGTAGCAGAGGAAATTTGGAAAAAACACTGTGATAATAAAGAAATCAATATTATTCATGAAGCTTCTCCAGGCCTTAGTAATGCTCGTAACGCAGGTATTCATGCTGCCCGTTATGAATATATAAGTTTTATTGATGATGATAACTGGATATGTAAAAACTGGGTAGAAGATGTATTTGAAACCATGAATGCTGACCCCACAAGAGGCGCTTGTGGAAGCAAAAACATTGCTGCTTTTGACGCAGATCCACCAGATTGGTTTGATACCTTTCAGAATCTATACGCGGTAGGAGAGCAAGCAGCAGAGAAAGGAGTAATACCTGAGACAAAGTATGAATTATGGGGAGCAGGGCTTACAGTGAGAAAATCAATAATGGAGTGTATTAAAAAAAGTAACTTCCGGTCATTATTATCTGACCGCACAGGACAAGATTTAAGCTCTGGAGGAGATGCAGAGCTCTGCTTTTTAATCAAAATTTTAGGGTATAAGCTCTATTACAACCCTGCTTTGTATCTATATCATTATATGCCTCAAGAAAGATTAAACTGGTCTTATGTGCAGAAATTGGCGACCGGATTTTCTAAAGCCAGATTTACCCTTACCTCTTATGATTATTTTTATAGGAAAGCTAATTTTATTGAAAAAAACAGAAATTTATACTTATTGTTTTACTTTTCATATAACCTATTATCTATACCTATAATACTAATCCGCAAACTCAATACATTTAATAATACTAAGAAGAATTTATATCATATCCGGCTCGTTAGAAGATGGGGAATTATTAAATCCTTTAATTTTTCTAATTATGCTAAATTACTTGACGGTATGAAAGTTCAGATACAAGTTTTGAAAAATACTTGTAAGAACACATATTCCCGCTGA
- a CDS encoding glycosyltransferase translates to MKRIAFVSTMAGFSWGGSENFWAKSALEALQQGYTVFISVYTWKQRHPLLQKLQDSGAIIHFRKRYDLDSAIISKALNKVQKEYLNFSSFKKALNKFQPDVICISQGGNYDIVQEKAVYKAVQHSDIPYYIVPQFNQEHYTLPYKSFQEARKIFSRAKGVCFVSDRNREVSKRQLALSLKNSNVIFAPLNVSKDKPVDYPKTDQTYHLACVSRLDCNFKGQDILFQILGNEKWYQRNWRLNLYGKGDDKKYLEELAKFFSIQQKVSFKGHVNSIRDIWAENHIMVMPSIAEGTPCALMEAMLCGRSAVATDVGGNSEFVKEGETGFLAASPSPKYFEEALDKAWDQRENWQLMGNNAYQLAIKKIHPNPGSQLLDYITQN, encoded by the coding sequence ATGAAAAGGATCGCGTTTGTATCTACTATGGCCGGTTTTTCGTGGGGAGGAAGCGAAAACTTTTGGGCAAAATCAGCTTTAGAAGCGCTTCAACAAGGTTACACAGTGTTTATTTCCGTATATACCTGGAAGCAACGTCACCCTCTTTTACAAAAACTTCAGGACTCAGGTGCAATTATTCATTTTAGAAAAAGGTATGATCTGGATTCTGCCATCATTTCTAAAGCTCTTAACAAAGTACAGAAAGAATATTTAAATTTTTCTTCTTTTAAAAAAGCTCTTAACAAGTTCCAGCCTGATGTAATCTGTATTAGTCAAGGAGGTAATTATGATATAGTACAGGAAAAGGCAGTATATAAAGCGGTGCAGCATAGTGATATTCCCTATTATATAGTTCCACAGTTTAATCAAGAACACTATACTTTGCCCTACAAAAGCTTTCAAGAAGCGAGAAAAATTTTTTCTAGAGCAAAGGGGGTATGCTTCGTATCTGATAGAAACCGTGAAGTAAGTAAACGACAGCTAGCTTTATCATTAAAAAACTCTAATGTCATATTTGCTCCTCTTAACGTTTCCAAGGATAAGCCTGTGGATTACCCTAAAACGGACCAAACTTATCATTTAGCCTGTGTATCTCGGCTTGACTGTAATTTTAAGGGACAAGATATTCTATTTCAAATATTAGGAAACGAAAAGTGGTATCAAAGAAACTGGAGACTAAACCTTTATGGTAAAGGAGATGACAAAAAGTATTTAGAAGAACTTGCAAAGTTCTTTTCCATACAACAGAAAGTATCATTTAAAGGGCATGTAAATAGCATCCGGGATATCTGGGCAGAGAACCATATCATGGTGATGCCATCCATCGCAGAAGGAACTCCCTGTGCGCTGATGGAAGCAATGCTATGCGGTCGTTCTGCTGTAGCTACTGATGTTGGAGGAAACTCAGAGTTTGTTAAAGAAGGAGAAACAGGTTTTTTGGCAGCTTCTCCTTCACCTAAATATTTCGAAGAGGCTTTGGACAAAGCCTGGGATCAAAGAGAGAACTGGCAATTAATGGGCAACAATGCTTATCAGCTAGCAATTAAAAAAATACATCCTAACCCAGGCAGCCAATTATTAGATTACATTACACAAAACTAA